Proteins encoded by one window of Cloeon dipterum chromosome 2, ieCloDipt1.1, whole genome shotgun sequence:
- the LOC135936387 gene encoding uncharacterized protein LOC135936387, with translation MLPLMVENNWKRSCLSKFIDGPNWKYNVRFWSTGKRMDPTTFAWYDKRATFKTNYWRYAQPSNTNGTEDCVMINILMFNKTIVQLDDRNCERLTPNSCVGPTTPKPKCSFPECPFMNCTIHPPFHTILPDRGTSYLTTPNDHGVWVDIDYRTFMLSKDTDIRTFDEALAACCALDLTLLSLHQGYKFNFLARAFKNLSVATGKFWTAGSDAGCEGTYGFCSTNRTINWNESFWMPNQPDDTGPSNQDCLAVNAFNKQALLSDEPCTTKLRYICEGRTSNKVKAHELECVAAYNITPTELATVWTSTNPSPRMKCFMKCYSENTNLFANGRMNEPRIYSNIWATSQDSEATLTQNYGTASVCKAQSRTVRDMCERASGLLGCGLVKAPTATMKLVAAIEPTITEKKSWLPPTTTSLCPNKHRCVINPDWQNAIFAAASGSTITMDGITGTVTVACGKRFFTGLWFVPGSVSELMSACCALGMRLLTIDSKAKVDCMFKSKLQGTALPSYYYSTAAVRLPGLSTKNCFSDVPFGYASWMTFDASLATTSQSCAVVNFASKLGKYATNARKLLACESI, from the exons ATGTTGCCTTTGATGGTAGAAAACAACTGGAAGCGTTCTTGTCTCAGCAAATTTATTGACG GCCCGAATTGGAAGTACAACGTTCGCTTCTGGTCGACTGGAAAACGAATGGACCCAACCACATTCGCGTGGTACGACAAGCGAGCCACGTTCAAAACTAACTACTGGCGGTACGCGCAACCAAGCAACACAAACGGGACAGAGGACTGCGTCATGATCAACATTCTGatgtttaacaaaacaatTGTGCAACTAGACGATCGGAATTGCGAGCGCTTGACGCCCAACTCGTGTGTT GGCCCAACAACGCCAAAGCCAAAGTGTAGCTTTCCAGAATGTCCTTTCATGAATTGCACAATCCAT ccTCCTTTCCACACTATTCTACCCGATAGAGGAACTTCTTACCTGACTA caCCAAATGATCATGGAGTGTGGGTGGATATTGATTACCGGACTTTCATGCTAAGCAAAGACACGGACATTAGAACG TTTGACGAAGCACTGGCCGCATGCTGTGCGCTGGATTTGACACTGCTGAGTCTGCACCAAGGCTACAAATTCAACTTTCTCGCCAGGGCTTTCAAAA acCTTTCTGTTGCAACTGGGAAATTTTGGACGGCCGGTTCGGACGCCGGCTGTGAAGGCACCTACGGCTTCTGCTCGACGAACCGAACCATCAACTGGAACGAAAGTTTTTGGATGCCAAATCAGCCTGACGATACTGGTCCGAGCAACCAAGACTGCCTAGCGGTCAATGCTTTCAACAAACAAGCTCTGCTCAGTGACGAACCTTGCACTACAAAGCTCAGATACATTTGCGAG GGCAGAACTTCAAACAAGGTGAAGGCTCACGAGTTAGAATGCGTTGCTGCTTATAATATTACACCAA CTGAACTGGCTACGGTTTGGACAAGCACCAATCCCAGCCCCCGAATGAAGTGCTTCATGAAATGCTACAGTGAAAATACCAACTTG TTTGCTAATGGCAGGATGAATGAGCCAAGAATTTATTCCAACATTTGGGCAACTTCTCAAGATAGCGAGGCGACTTTGACGCAAAATTACGGAACAGCAAGTGTTTGCAAAGCGCAAAGCAGAA ccgTGAGAGACATGTGTGAAAGAGCATCAGGACTGCTTGGATGCGGATTGGTAAAGGCGCCGACTGCAACTATGAAACTTGTGGCTGCAATCGAACCAACCATCACT gAGAAGAAATCGTGGCTGCCACCAACAACCACTTCACTCTGTCCAAACAAACACCGATGTGTCATAAAt cctGATTGgcaaaatgctatttttgctgctgctagTG GTTCCACGATTACGATGGACGGAATCACTGGAACAGTTACGGTTGCATGcggaaaaagatttttcactGGACTCTGGTTCGTGCCG GGATCTGTCTCGGAGCTGATGTCTGCATGTTGCGCGCTTGGCATGCGTTTGCTGACAATTGACTCAAAAGCCAAAGTTGACTGCatgtttaaaagcaaattac AGGGAACTGCTTTACCAAGCTATTATTACTCTACGGCGGCTGTTAGGCTGCCAGGACTTTCCACCAAAAACTGCTTCTCTGACGTTCCATTCGGTTACGCAAGTTGGATGACTTTTGACGCTTCACTCGCTACCACCAGCCAGTCATGTGCAGTAGTGAATTTTGCATCTAAACTTGGCAAGTATGCGACGAACGCCAGAAAACTATTAGCATGTGaatcaatttga
- the LOC135937460 gene encoding uncharacterized protein LOC135937460 yields the protein MNEPRIYSNIWATSQDSEATLTQNYGTASACKAQSRTVRDMCERASGLLGCGLVKAPTATMKLVAAIEPTITEKKSWLPPTITSLCPNKHRCVINPDWQNAIFAAASGSTVTVDGIIGTVTVACGKRFFTGLWPVPRELLHQTFITPRRLLGYQAFPPKTASLTSHSAMQVG from the exons ATGAATGAACCAAGAATTTATTCCAACATTTGGGCAACTTCTCAAGATAGCGAGGCGACTTTGACGCAAAATTACGGAACAGCAAGTGCTTGCAAAGCGCAAAGCAGAA ccgTGAGAGACATGTGTGAAAGAGCATCAGGACTGCTTGGATGCGGATTGGTAAAGGCGCCGACTGCAACTATGAAACTTGTGGCTGCAATCGAACCAACCATCAct GAGAAAAAATCATGGCTGCCGCCAACAATCACTTCACTCTGTCCTAACAAACACCGATGTGTCATAAAt cctGATTGgcaaaatgctatttttgctgctgctagTG GTTCCACGGTTACGGTGGACGGAATCATTGGAACAGTTACGGTTGCATGcggaaaaagatttttcactGGACTCTGGCCCGTGCCG AGGGAACTGCTTCACCAAACTTTTATTACTCCACGGCGGCTGTTAGGCTACCAGGCCTTTCCACCAAAAACTGCTTCTCTGACCTCCCATTCGGCTATGCAAGTTGGATGA
- the LOC135937271 gene encoding uncharacterized protein LOC135937271, producing MITKVYPITICILIMIAVTSVSGKPDRYAGKTGLYKPTARETRRSYIYNCCGNDTCSGQGTSITNLKPINVQPTGQNLHAISSNGSADGPGANEGGTENQQEGTDPPGQEIGTESPDLNQNDEPSASFTESSDNPEPDSATIKMEKTLKPLAGAPQPEQPFRTRP from the exons ATGATTACAAAGGTTTATCCAATCACCATTTGCATTCTGATAATG ATTGCAGTGACGAGTGTCTCAGGAAAGCCAGACAGATATGCTGGGAAAACAGGGCTAT acAAGCCGACAGCAAGGGAGACAAGGCGATCCTACATCTACAACTGCTGCGGCAATGACACCTGCTCAGGCCAAGGAACATCAATTACGAATTTAAAGCCAATAAATGTGCAGCCGACGGGGCAAAATCTTCACGCAATCTCATCAAACGGCTCAGCAGACGGACCTGGAGCTAATGAGGGTGGAACTGAAAATCAGCAGGAGGGCACAGATCCACCAGGGCAGGAAATTGGTACAGAATCACctgatttaaatcaaaatgacGAACCAAGTGCATCATTCACCGAAAGT TCCGACAATCCTGAACCTGATTCAGCAACCATCAAaa tggaaaaaactCTGAAACCTCTAGCGGGAGCCCCTCAGCCTGAGCAACCCTTCAGGACACGACCTTAG
- the LOC135937461 gene encoding uncharacterized protein LOC135937461 → MELLQGEQSLFGADGSLIDYEEYGGWEEACGSLYFFGNELMNFKQNFDFCCSIGMLPLMVENDWKRSCLSKFIDGPNWKYNVRFWSTGKRMDPTTFVWYDKRTTFKTNYWRYAQPSNTNGTEDCVMINILMFNETVVQLDDRNCERVTPNSCVGPTTPKPKCSFPECPYMNCTIHPSFHTILPDGATSYLTTPNDHGVWVDIDYRTFMLSKDSDIRTFDEALAACCALDLTLLSLHQGYKFNFLARAFKNLSIATGKFWTAGSDAGCEGTYGFCSTNRTINWNESFWMQNQPDDTGPSNQDCLAVNAFNKQALLSDEPCTAKLRYICEGRTSNKVKAHELECIAAYNITPSMVFYL, encoded by the exons ATGGAACTACTACAGGGAGAA CAATCGTTATTTGGTGCTGACGGAAGTCTTATCG attatgAAGAGTACGGTGGATGGGAAGAGGCATGCGGATCACTATACTTCTTCGGAAATGAATTA ATGaacttcaaacaaaatttcgacttttgcTGCAGCATTGGCATGTTGCCTTTGATGGTAGAAAACGATTGGAAGCGTTCTTGTCTCAGCAAATTTATTGACG GCCCGAATTGGAAGTACAACGTTCGCTTCTGGTCGACTGGAAAACGAATGGACCCAACCACATTCGTGTGGTACGACAAGCGAACCACGTTCAAAACTAACTACTGGCGTTACGCACAACCAAGCAACACAAACGGAACTGAGGACTGCGTCATGATCAATATTCTGATGTTTAACGAAACAGTTGTGCAACTAGACGATCGGAATTGCGAGCGCGTGACGCCCAACTCGTGTGTT gGCCCAACAACGCCGAAACCAAAGTGTAGCTTTCCAGAATGTCCCTACATGAATTGCACAATTCAC ccttCTTTCCACACTATTCTACCTGATGGAGCCACTTCTTACCTGACGA ctccaAATGATCACGGAGTGTGGGTGGACATTGATTACCGGACTTTCATGCTAAGCAAAGACTCCGATATCAGAACG TTTGACGAAGCACTGGCCGCATGCTGTGCGCTGGATTTGACGCTGCTGAGTCTGCACCAAGGCTACAAATTCAACTTTCTCGCTAGGGCTTTCAAAA acctTTCTATTGCAACTGGGAAATTTTGGACGGCCGGTTCGGACGCCGGCTGTGAAGGCACCTACGGCTTCTGCTCGACGAACCGAACCATCAACTGGAACGAAAGTTTTTGGATGCAAAATCAGCCTGACGATACCGGTCCGAGTAACCAAGACTGCCTAGCGGTCAATGCTTTCAACAAACAAGCTCTGCTCAGCGACGAACCTTGCACTGCAAAGCTCAGATACATTTGTGAG GGTAGAACTTCAAACAAGGTGAAGGCTCACGAGTTGGAGTGTATTGCGGCTTATAATATAACACCAAGTAtggttttttatctttaa
- the LOC135937459 gene encoding uncharacterized protein LOC135937459, whose protein sequence is MSTPQTEVSDAMENSTTVESVEAVVQTDPPDVVLVDNASPVPLIGPFAAAYEHECQKNVSLFDPDGNLIEAEDYGAWETTCGSLYLFGSQVLSWEENFNFCCSLGMLPLTVEDDFKRSCLQDFIGGVKWPHSSMYWSTGKRLTGKTFTWYDKRVTFSPTLWKAKQPDNVNGTENCVMLRIFKFDLNSIKLEDRHCDKLAVSACVGPTTPAPKCSFPLCANKDWKINETFFTNLVENPAQYLAEPKNHGIWIEVNHRTFMFSFESDVRTFEEANQACCALDFKLLSLHQGYKFRFLSAAFKNLTIKSGKFWTSGSDVGCEGVFGFCSTNRTLMMNETIWLPNQPDNLKGNEHCLAINALSNYAAALSNDNCDLKLRYICEGRASTRVKALELECAAASNLTDAEIAMAFASPNGSEKFKCFMTCYGENANLYANGKMVDSRILPFVPYISAGSDSSMKEYYGTMGQCKQDSRKLYGCNRVSNFVSCSQTKSPTLTVKMINVVETTISV, encoded by the exons TTTGCTGCTGCCTATGAACACGAGTGCCAGAAAAAT GTTTCCCTTTTTGATCCAGATGGCAATTTGATAG AAGCCGAAGATTACGGAGCTTGGGAAACAACTTGTGGGAGCCTCTATCTATTTGGAAGCCAAGTT ttaagcTGGGAAGAAAACTTCAACTTTTGCTGCAGTTTGGGCATGCTTCCGTTGACGGTGGAAGATGATTTTAAACGTTCCTGTCTGCAAGATTTCATTGGCG GTGTGAAATGGCCTCACAGCTCCATGTATTGGAGCACAGGCAAACGTTTGACCGGAAAAACTTTTACGTGGTACGACAAACGCGTCACATTCAGCCCAACTCTGTGGAAAGCCAAACAACCTGACAACGTCAATGGAACTGAAAACTGCGTCATGCTGAGGATTTTcaagtttgatttaaactCAATAAAATTGGAAGATAGGCACTGCGACAAACTGGCAGTTTCGGCTTGTGTG ggACCAACTACGCCGGCACCAAAATGCTCTTTTCCATTGTGTGCAAACAAAGATTGGAAGATAAAT GAGACTTTTTTCACAAATCTGGTTGAAAATCCAGCTCAATATCTAGCTG AGCCAAAAAATCACGGAATTTGGATAGAAGTCAACCATAGGACGTTTATGTTTAGCTTTGAAAGTGACGTGCGGACG tttgaagaAGCTAATCAGGCCTGTTGTGCACTCGACTTCAAGCTGCTTAGTCTCCACCAAGGATACAAATTCAGATTTCTTTCTGCTGCTTTTAaaa ATCTTACAATAAAATCTGGCAAATTTTGGACGTCAGGCAGTGATGTTGGTTGCGAAGGCGTTTTTGGCTTTTGTTCCACGAACAGGACATTGATGATGAATGAGACAATCTGGCTGCCTAATCAACCGGACAACTTGAAGGGAAACGAACACTGCTTAGCAATAAACGCGTTGAGCAATTACGCGGCGGCTCTGAGCAATGACAACTGTGACCTCAAACTGAGATATATTTGCGaa ggcAGGGCATCAACTCGCGTGAAAGCTCTGGAGCTGGAATGTGCTGCAGCTTCCAATCTTACCGATG CTGAAATTGCGATGGCTTTTGCCAGCCCGAATGGTAGCGAAAAATTCAAGTGTTTCATGACTTGTTACGGAGAGAATGCAAACCtt TACGCCAATGGCAAAATGGTTGACTCCCGGATTTTGCCATTTGTGCCTTACATTTCGGCTGGAAGTGATTCCTCGATGAAGGAGTACTATGGCACCATGGGCCAATGCAAACAAGACAGTC gaaaattgtaCGGCTGCAATCGAGTGTCCAATTTTGTCTCTTGCAGTCAGACAAAGTCGCCAACCCTCACTGTAAAGATGATCAACGTAGTAGAAACAACTATTTCAGTATAA